Proteins from one Marinitoga sp. 38H-ov genomic window:
- the truB gene encoding tRNA pseudouridine(55) synthase TruB: protein MNDGFILIDKPANITSHDVVNIIREKFSTKKVGHSGTLDPFATGLLILGINKGTRLLEYLQHQDKKYYVKAKLGIITDTYDITGEVKERYEVLSNHIDDLEKVILSFKGKYLQVPPMYSAKKYNGKKLYELARAGKIIKMPPKEVNIYSIDNIKIYDNGEFEFECKVSSGTYIRSLIMDIGYKIGVGAVTTELRRLEVGKFNVDDAIKLDNITKKIIPMIEVLDFPKIILNKIGIQRALNGNHIFLNHIDKYEDFKKDDIVSLIDEKNNLIAISIAERNSTFLNTLEKHDRNERIFKIKKVFK, encoded by the coding sequence ATGAATGATGGTTTCATTTTAATTGATAAACCAGCAAATATAACTTCGCATGATGTTGTTAATATAATAAGAGAAAAATTTTCCACAAAAAAAGTAGGTCATTCAGGTACATTAGATCCATTTGCTACTGGATTATTGATTTTAGGAATTAATAAAGGAACAAGATTATTAGAGTACTTACAACATCAAGATAAAAAATATTATGTTAAAGCTAAATTGGGTATTATCACAGACACTTATGATATTACTGGTGAAGTTAAAGAAAGGTACGAAGTTCTCAGTAATCATATTGATGATTTAGAAAAAGTTATATTATCTTTTAAAGGAAAGTATTTGCAAGTTCCTCCAATGTATTCAGCTAAAAAATATAACGGAAAAAAATTATATGAGTTAGCACGTGCTGGAAAAATTATAAAAATGCCACCAAAAGAAGTTAATATATATAGTATAGATAACATAAAAATATATGATAATGGTGAGTTTGAATTTGAATGTAAAGTTTCATCTGGAACATATATTAGATCATTAATTATGGATATTGGATATAAAATTGGAGTAGGAGCAGTAACTACAGAATTAAGAAGATTAGAAGTTGGGAAATTTAATGTAGATGATGCAATTAAGTTAGATAACATAACAAAGAAAATTATACCAATGATAGAAGTTTTGGATTTTCCTAAGATTATCTTAAATAAAATTGGAATTCAAAGGGCATTAAATGGTAATCATATTTTTTTAAATCATATTGATAAATACGAAGATTTTAAAAAAGATGATATAGTCTCTTTAATAGATGAAAAAAATAATTTAATAGCAATTTCAATTGCAGAAAGAAATTCAACGTTTTTGAATACATTGGAAAAACATGATAGAAATGAAAGAATAT
- the rbfA gene encoding 30S ribosome-binding factor RbfA, producing MAKEYRKEMIESEILRLVNTNISNLRDPRIQDKLISATRVELSKDKSYADIYVSVLNGDLDEVIEILTKAKGFFRSLISRNIRMYKIPEIRFHKDKGIEESIKIHKLLNEIKGETDE from the coding sequence ATGGCTAAAGAATATAGAAAAGAAATGATAGAATCTGAAATATTAAGGTTAGTAAATACAAATATTTCAAATTTAAGGGATCCAAGAATACAAGATAAATTAATTTCAGCAACAAGGGTAGAGTTATCAAAGGATAAATCATATGCAGATATATATGTTTCAGTATTAAACGGAGATTTAGATGAAGTAATAGAAATATTAACTAAAGCTAAAGGTTTTTTTAGAAGTTTAATATCTAGAAATATTAGAATGTATAAAATACCAGAAATTAGATTTCACAAGGATAAAGGGATTGAGGAAAGTATAAAAATACATAAATTATTAAATGAAATAAAAGGTGAAACTGATGAATGA
- a CDS encoding HDOD domain-containing protein, with the protein MATIKEILKKVSELPTPNFILKRIMDIASNPSSNTKELESAVLQSPPLVAKILKLSNSAYYALPRKITKVSQAINILGFKTVRNLAMGIFVAESFFKREFEYLDSKKFWQHSMAVAVASELLSQVVNYPDKEEIFLSGMLHDLGKIVMGIITPENLEMALNVADHKKVSFHKAENMLNMLDHQTLGKQLFQDWNLPENVIYTAAHHDNPEKIKIDTYTMNIYIVHLANISINTIYYGYSGCYDIPVPSDVVWNKFDMNSKKYLNYLNELEKKLEESNDFINLDTYLENQEDEENG; encoded by the coding sequence ATGGCAACAATAAAAGAGATTTTAAAGAAAGTATCAGAGTTACCAACACCTAATTTTATACTAAAAAGAATAATGGATATAGCATCAAATCCTTCTTCTAATACTAAAGAATTAGAAAGCGCTGTTTTACAATCACCACCATTAGTTGCAAAAATATTAAAACTTAGTAATTCAGCGTATTATGCTTTACCAAGAAAGATAACCAAGGTATCACAAGCTATTAATATACTAGGGTTTAAAACGGTAAGAAATTTAGCAATGGGTATATTCGTTGCAGAATCATTTTTTAAGAGAGAATTTGAATATTTGGATTCTAAAAAATTTTGGCAACATAGCATGGCTGTAGCTGTTGCTTCTGAACTATTATCTCAAGTGGTAAATTATCCTGATAAGGAAGAAATATTTTTAAGTGGAATGTTACATGATTTGGGAAAAATTGTTATGGGAATAATAACTCCTGAAAACTTAGAAATGGCTTTAAATGTTGCAGATCATAAAAAGGTGTCATTTCACAAAGCGGAAAATATGTTAAATATGTTGGATCATCAAACACTTGGAAAACAATTATTTCAAGATTGGAATTTACCAGAAAATGTAATTTATACCGCTGCACATCATGATAATCCAGAAAAAATAAAAATAGATACATATACCATGAATATATATATTGTCCATTTAGCAAATATTTCTATAAATACTATATATTATGGATATTCTGGTTGTTATGATATACCTGTTCCATCAGATGTAGTTTGGAATAAGTTTGATATGAATTCAAAAAAATATTTAAATTATTTAAATGAATTAGAAAAAAAATTAGAAGAATCAAATGATTTTATTAACTTAGACACATATTTGGAAAATCAGGAGGATGAAGAAAATGGCTAA
- a CDS encoding HAMP domain-containing sensor histidine kinase, producing the protein MDPKNAIIETYSKISDLVMELSSLSSLTQIEEAINSIVGKLIPITYEYFLKPKGEEYILLNENSNITDEIKDLAAWAAKSLKISVFSLENGEHALIIPFSKSQKLLLLYIGITSEEEISNEIMLFLNVMSFLTAAIIENLELYEEILKTNEIVENNRNFLNQILNSMISGLVVYDKGYNKIFFNSKFEKFEEKYGNNLIEFIKSELINLEIIGEKLTREYEIKDNYLSIDFLKNTDENYLVIISDITGTKELERLKKIDQMKTEFLSTVSHELRTPLAAIKAYSESIIDSLEILDTDTLKDFMTTILNEADHLQNILDEILDFSKLEMKSVNIKKEEFSINELIEEVYYANKSKAESNDIKIYKVLPKENIIVNLDRTRVKQILSNLLDNSIKYSDKRKEMKFIKITLKNEEDKILILVEDNGIGIPKEHQDKVFDKFYRVDSSLTYEISGTGIGLSVVKELVEIQGGKIWLKSVENKGTRFYIEFKKGK; encoded by the coding sequence ATGGATCCAAAAAATGCTATTATAGAAACATATTCTAAAATATCAGATTTAGTAATGGAGTTAAGTTCTTTAAGCAGTTTAACTCAAATTGAAGAAGCTATTAATTCAATAGTTGGAAAATTGATACCTATAACTTATGAGTATTTTTTAAAACCTAAAGGTGAAGAATATATTTTATTAAATGAAAACAGTAATATAACAGATGAAATCAAAGATTTAGCTGCTTGGGCAGCTAAATCTTTGAAGATATCTGTGTTTTCTTTAGAAAATGGGGAGCATGCATTAATAATACCTTTTTCTAAATCTCAAAAGTTATTATTATTGTATATAGGAATAACGTCTGAAGAAGAAATTTCAAATGAAATAATGTTATTTTTAAATGTTATGAGTTTTTTAACAGCAGCAATAATAGAAAACTTAGAGTTGTATGAAGAGATATTAAAAACAAATGAAATAGTAGAAAATAATAGGAATTTTTTAAATCAAATATTAAATTCAATGATAAGCGGATTAGTTGTATACGATAAGGGGTATAATAAAATATTTTTTAACTCAAAGTTTGAGAAATTTGAAGAAAAATATGGAAATAATTTGATTGAATTTATAAAAAGTGAATTGATAAACTTAGAAATTATTGGTGAAAAACTGACACGTGAATATGAAATTAAAGATAATTATTTGTCTATAGACTTTTTGAAAAATACAGATGAAAATTATTTAGTAATAATTTCAGATATTACAGGTACAAAAGAATTAGAAAGATTAAAGAAAATAGATCAAATGAAAACAGAGTTTTTATCCACCGTATCTCATGAATTAAGAACACCATTAGCTGCAATAAAGGCATATTCTGAATCTATAATCGATAGTTTAGAAATATTGGATACAGATACATTAAAAGATTTTATGACAACTATTTTAAATGAAGCGGATCATTTACAAAATATATTAGATGAAATTTTGGATTTTTCAAAATTGGAAATGAAAAGTGTAAATATAAAAAAGGAAGAGTTTTCTATAAACGAATTAATAGAAGAAGTATATTATGCAAATAAAAGTAAAGCAGAATCAAATGATATTAAAATTTATAAGGTTTTACCAAAAGAAAATATAATTGTTAATTTAGATAGAACAAGAGTAAAACAAATATTGTCTAATTTATTAGATAATTCTATTAAATATTCTGATAAAAGAAAAGAAATGAAATTTATAAAAATAACACTTAAAAATGAAGAAGATAAAATATTAATTTTAGTAGAAGATAATGGAATTGGCATTCCTAAGGAACATCAAGATAAAGTTTTTGATAAATTCTATAGAGTAGATTCATCTTTAACATATGAAATTTCTGGTACTGGAATTGGATTATCTGTAGTAAAAGAATTAGTTGAAATTCAAGGCGGAAAGATATGGTTAAAAAGTGTGGAAAATAAGGGAACTAGATTTTATATAGAATTTAAAAAGGGAAAGTGA
- a CDS encoding DUF1667 domain-containing protein, with translation MSSSQNLVKELTCVRCPLGCKVKIEYTDELEVIDVSGNKCPRGREYAIQEISDPHRILVTSIKVKNGKYPLASVKTSEAIPLRLFEEAMSIIEKLEVEAPVKMGDIIIENFLNTGVNLIVTRSIERL, from the coding sequence ATGAGCTCATCTCAAAACTTGGTTAAAGAATTAACTTGTGTAAGATGTCCATTAGGATGTAAAGTTAAAATTGAGTATACAGATGAATTAGAAGTTATTGATGTTTCTGGAAATAAATGTCCTAGAGGTAGAGAATATGCAATTCAAGAAATAAGCGATCCGCATAGAATATTAGTTACCAGCATAAAAGTAAAGAATGGAAAATATCCTTTAGCATCTGTTAAAACATCCGAGGCTATACCGTTGAGATTATTTGAAGAAGCTATGAGTATTATTGAAAAATTAGAGGTAGAAGCACCTGTAAAAATGGGCGATATAATAATAGAAAACTTTTTAAATACCGGGGTTAATTTAATTGTAACCAGGAGTATTGAAAGGTTGTGA
- a CDS encoding FAD-dependent oxidoreductase — translation MKYNTDVVVIGGGAAGMAAAYSARENGAKVILLERDEDTGGVLNQCIHNGFGLQYFKKDLTGPEFKEFAKERLKDIDILFGTYVLEIRKDKTIIFVDKRGIHEIQTKALVMATGARERHLNSLPVPGKRITGIFTAGLAQRFINLENLKPGSKAVILGSGDIGLIMARRLTLEGIKVEAVLEIMPYPGGLERNVQQCLKDFGIPLYLSHTVIAVEGDRRLQKVIAAEVDYKWDPIPGTEKEFEVDTLITSVGLIPQIKPADFLEADPGFIVSNTNQTSEDWIFAAGNCTVIFDLVDYVAKEGEKAGKYAALYAKGEYSKGKKVKVRKGENIGILHPSYIDPTQESTLYIRVSKVFDRASIKVEPLGVEVIENEARPPEMVVIKLKPFDENIDEIEVMADELISKLG, via the coding sequence ATGAAGTATAATACAGATGTTGTAGTAATAGGTGGTGGAGCAGCTGGTATGGCTGCAGCATATAGTGCAAGGGAGAATGGTGCAAAAGTAATATTATTAGAAAGAGATGAAGATACTGGCGGAGTATTAAATCAATGTATTCACAATGGTTTTGGATTACAATATTTTAAAAAGGATTTAACAGGACCAGAGTTTAAAGAATTTGCTAAAGAAAGACTTAAAGATATAGATATATTGTTTGGAACATATGTTTTGGAAATTAGAAAAGACAAAACAATAATATTTGTTGATAAAAGAGGAATTCATGAAATACAAACCAAGGCTTTAGTGATGGCAACTGGAGCTAGAGAAAGACATTTAAATTCATTACCAGTTCCTGGAAAAAGAATTACTGGTATATTTACAGCTGGACTTGCTCAAAGGTTTATTAATTTAGAAAATTTAAAACCAGGAAGTAAGGCTGTTATTTTAGGATCAGGAGATATAGGTCTAATAATGGCAAGAAGATTAACTTTAGAAGGTATAAAAGTTGAAGCGGTTTTGGAAATAATGCCATATCCTGGTGGATTGGAAAGGAATGTTCAACAATGTTTGAAGGATTTTGGTATTCCGTTATACTTATCACATACAGTAATAGCTGTTGAAGGAGATAGAAGACTTCAAAAGGTTATTGCTGCGGAAGTTGATTATAAATGGGATCCAATTCCTGGCACTGAAAAAGAATTTGAAGTCGATACATTAATTACTTCTGTTGGATTAATTCCTCAAATTAAACCTGCAGATTTTTTAGAAGCAGATCCTGGTTTTATAGTTTCAAATACTAATCAAACCAGTGAAGATTGGATTTTTGCTGCAGGTAATTGTACAGTAATATTTGATTTAGTAGATTATGTTGCTAAAGAAGGAGAAAAAGCTGGTAAATATGCAGCATTATATGCAAAAGGTGAATATTCTAAAGGGAAAAAAGTAAAAGTAAGAAAAGGTGAAAATATAGGAATATTACATCCATCATATATAGATCCAACACAAGAAAGTACTTTGTATATAAGGGTATCAAAGGTATTTGATAGGGCAAGTATAAAAGTAGAACCATTGGGTGTAGAAGTTATAGAAAATGAAGCAAGGCCTCCAGAAATGGTTGTAATTAAATTAAAACCATTTGATGAAAATATAGATGAAATAGAGGTGATGGCAGATGAGCTCATCTCAAAACTTGGTTAA
- a CDS encoding NAD(P)/FAD-dependent oxidoreductase: protein MRLLIAIIGGGIVGTLIARELNRYVEDVWLFEAKTNFGMAVTKSNSAILHGGYDDPPGSLRAQLCYKGNQLYTKLQEELHFDLKRVGSHVVAIEDEETNYIYNLLKKAEQNGVKEVRIVEKLELLEMEKNINPKAKRSLFCEIAGIFDPWIVAIQAAKSVRVNGGRTLIKKRLVEVEKKNGKFLLKFQDKSEYFADLVINAAGLFADEVARLFGDEVPEIFPVKGEYFLLSKDYNYVNSTIFPVPTGISKGCLVLPTVDGGFLVGPNANRVLSKYDTATTREGLNEIREKGMKLVPNLNFRRHLVKTFAGLRPETEKKDFYINVGKSGAIHVSGIRSPGLTAAPAIAKYVVEYLIQEKLGINLYLRENYISNIERTPHLVHIDRNEWNNIIQKDPNAGEMICHCNKVTKKEIIDAINNGARTLDDIKFMTRASFGECQGGFCTAKILKILAEHTGRDPREINQNEDGSWIVNAKVRI, encoded by the coding sequence GTGAGACTTTTGATTGCAATAATTGGAGGGGGAATTGTTGGTACCTTAATTGCAAGAGAATTGAATAGGTATGTTGAAGATGTATGGCTTTTTGAGGCAAAAACCAATTTTGGTATGGCTGTAACAAAATCAAATTCAGCTATCTTACATGGGGGATACGATGATCCTCCGGGAAGTTTAAGGGCGCAATTATGTTACAAGGGTAATCAATTATATACTAAACTTCAAGAAGAATTACATTTTGATTTAAAAAGGGTTGGATCTCATGTTGTAGCCATAGAAGATGAAGAAACAAATTATATATATAATTTATTAAAAAAAGCGGAACAAAATGGCGTTAAAGAAGTTAGAATAGTAGAAAAATTAGAGTTATTAGAAATGGAAAAGAATATAAATCCAAAAGCCAAAAGATCATTATTTTGTGAAATTGCAGGGATTTTTGATCCTTGGATTGTTGCTATACAAGCTGCTAAATCAGTTAGGGTTAATGGCGGAAGAACATTAATAAAAAAAAGGTTAGTAGAAGTTGAAAAGAAAAATGGAAAATTCTTATTAAAATTCCAAGATAAATCTGAATATTTTGCAGATTTAGTTATTAATGCTGCTGGATTATTTGCCGATGAAGTTGCAAGATTATTTGGAGATGAAGTACCAGAAATTTTTCCAGTAAAAGGAGAGTATTTTTTACTTTCAAAGGATTATAATTACGTTAATTCAACAATATTTCCAGTGCCAACTGGAATTTCTAAAGGATGTTTGGTTTTACCAACTGTAGATGGTGGTTTTTTGGTAGGACCAAATGCAAATAGAGTCTTATCAAAATATGACACTGCTACTACAAGAGAAGGATTAAATGAAATAAGAGAAAAAGGAATGAAATTAGTTCCGAATCTTAATTTTAGAAGACATTTAGTAAAAACTTTTGCTGGATTAAGACCAGAAACTGAGAAAAAGGATTTTTATATAAATGTTGGAAAAAGTGGGGCAATACATGTATCTGGTATAAGATCACCAGGATTAACGGCGGCACCAGCTATAGCAAAATATGTAGTAGAATATTTGATACAAGAAAAATTAGGTATAAACCTTTATTTAAGAGAAAATTATATATCTAATATAGAAAGAACACCACATTTAGTTCATATAGATAGAAACGAATGGAATAATATTATACAAAAAGATCCAAATGCCGGAGAGATGATTTGCCATTGTAATAAGGTGACTAAAAAGGAAATAATTGATGCTATTAATAATGGAGCTAGAACACTTGATGATATCAAATTTATGACAAGAGCTTCATTTGGAGAATGTCAAGGTGGATTTTGTACAGCTAAAATATTAAAGATATTAGCTGAACATACAGGTAGAGATCCAAGAGAAATAAATCAAAATGAAGATGGAAGTTGGATTGTTAATGCGAAGGTGAGAATATGA
- the ruvC gene encoding crossover junction endodeoxyribonuclease RuvC: MRILGIDPGYGRIGYGIIDKTGNNFKLIDFGVIETDKKADLNSRLVEIYDKMNELISNYTPDESAVESLFFFKNVKTAIEVGEARGVILLSLQKANIPIFEYTPYQVKQSITGYGRAEKGQIQRMLKVVFNLKKNPTPDDAADALAIAFCHGNYRKIV, from the coding sequence ATGAGGATTCTAGGAATTGATCCGGGGTATGGTAGAATAGGATATGGAATTATTGATAAAACAGGAAATAATTTTAAATTAATTGATTTTGGTGTAATTGAAACAGATAAAAAAGCGGATTTAAATTCAAGATTGGTAGAAATTTATGATAAAATGAATGAGTTAATTTCTAATTATACACCTGATGAATCTGCAGTTGAAAGTTTGTTCTTTTTTAAAAATGTTAAAACAGCTATTGAAGTTGGAGAAGCTCGAGGTGTTATTTTATTATCTTTACAAAAGGCTAACATTCCAATATTTGAATATACTCCTTACCAAGTAAAACAATCAATTACAGGTTATGGAAGAGCAGAGAAAGGACAAATTCAAAGAATGTTAAAGGTTGTTTTTAATTTAAAAAAGAACCCGACACCAGATGATGCTGCAGATGCATTAGCAATTGCTTTTTGTCATGGGAATTATAGAAAAATTGTATAA
- a CDS encoding rod shape-determining protein: MKKSFGKANIGIDLGTANTLVYVKGKGIVVNEPSVIAIEKDTKEILTVGKEAKKMIGKTPANIIAIRPLKDGVIADYNTSLAMLKYFINAAVGSFTFFKPTVVVGVPTDATEVERHALYKAALDAGAGKAFLIEESMATAIGIGLNVEEASGNMVVDIGGGTTEISVISLGNLVVSKSIRIAGDELDESIINYVKDKTGLLIGERTAEKIKKKIGNTWPNEEYDNEEIEIIGRDILSGLPKNIILKGYEIREAINNPVSKIVEQIKLTVEETPPELLTDIVMKGIYLAGGGALLRGLKELIEHETKIKVIVAEDPLTAVARGAGMVLDKVKILENLAKLQK, from the coding sequence ATGAAAAAAAGTTTTGGTAAAGCAAATATCGGTATTGATCTAGGAACTGCTAACACTTTAGTATATGTAAAAGGAAAAGGTATAGTTGTAAATGAACCTTCTGTTATTGCAATTGAAAAAGATACAAAAGAAATATTAACAGTAGGTAAAGAAGCAAAAAAAATGATTGGAAAAACACCTGCAAATATTATTGCAATTAGACCTTTAAAAGATGGTGTTATTGCTGATTATAATACTTCTTTAGCTATGCTAAAGTATTTTATTAATGCTGCTGTTGGATCCTTTACTTTCTTTAAACCAACTGTTGTTGTTGGTGTTCCAACTGATGCTACTGAGGTTGAAAGACATGCTTTGTATAAGGCGGCATTAGATGCTGGAGCGGGTAAAGCATTTTTAATAGAAGAGTCTATGGCTACTGCAATTGGTATTGGACTAAATGTAGAGGAAGCATCAGGAAATATGGTTGTTGATATTGGTGGGGGTACTACAGAAATATCTGTAATTTCATTAGGTAATTTAGTTGTATCTAAATCTATTCGTATTGCTGGTGATGAATTAGATGAATCAATAATAAATTATGTTAAAGATAAAACAGGATTATTAATTGGCGAAAGAACAGCTGAAAAGATAAAGAAAAAGATTGGTAATACTTGGCCTAATGAAGAATATGATAACGAAGAAATAGAAATAATTGGTAGAGATATTTTATCAGGCCTTCCAAAAAATATTATTTTAAAAGGATATGAAATAAGAGAAGCTATTAACAATCCTGTGTCAAAAATTGTTGAACAAATTAAATTAACAGTGGAAGAAACTCCACCTGAATTATTAACAGATATTGTTATGAAAGGTATATATTTAGCTGGTGGCGGAGCATTATTAAGAGGATTAAAAGAATTAATTGAACATGAAACTAAAATAAAGGTTATTGTTGCAGAGGATCCTTTAACTGCAGTAGCTAGAGGTGCTGGTATGGTTTTAGATAAAGTGAAAATATTAGAAAACTTAGCAAAATTACAAAAGTAA
- a CDS encoding penicillin-binding transpeptidase domain-containing protein, whose translation MKESRFKLLVYLFITAFIILISRAFYLQIINHSKYVKEVEELSTKIITLNPIRGNIYDKNGVLLAWNEKVYIIENYNDSFSEKDVEILKKVFSTISDSPETYIDRLLFQKRIVIKLTPASIKQLSEIKGIKFSEKYIRKYIDNTIYPIIGYVNSEGVPQYGIEKYYNDILEGKPGYQIVKITPSGRIDKILETVEPIKGKDIYLTIDYELQKYIYSELEKTKKSSSVIISNPNNGEILALVSYPSVESNLFSSGLSIQEWKKIIYDTKQPLINKAISATYAPGSVIKPFFALVGLEEGFSPEATINCDGKFELENSKGDVIAEYYDWNIFGHGVTDLVKSLRVSCNLYYYNLGLKLGIDTLNAYAKSFKLAEKTDIDLTGEISSVFPSREWKKEKFGLEWYIGETILTSIGQGYMEFTPINVLKLYNILSTKGMYYKFHVLKNYINNISEENIPYEKKLVYNFNINQVYYYNILKGLIEVTTYPGNSSDGGTAYHVFKNFPELVAGKTGTAEVTGGKAPHAWFAGFMPANNPEVSIVTFIENGGYGSDVAAPIAKKALEKYLELKAKGGI comes from the coding sequence ATGAAAGAATCAAGATTTAAATTATTGGTGTATTTATTTATTACCGCTTTTATTATTTTAATTTCAAGAGCCTTTTATTTGCAAATTATTAATCATTCTAAATATGTTAAAGAAGTTGAAGAATTAAGTACAAAAATTATAACTTTAAATCCAATTCGTGGAAATATATATGATAAAAATGGTGTATTATTAGCTTGGAATGAAAAAGTATATATTATAGAAAATTATAATGATAGTTTTTCTGAAAAAGATGTTGAAATTTTAAAAAAGGTTTTTTCAACAATTTCCGATTCACCTGAAACATATATAGATAGACTGCTTTTTCAAAAAAGAATAGTTATTAAATTAACTCCTGCAAGTATTAAACAATTATCTGAAATAAAAGGTATTAAATTTTCTGAAAAATATATAAGAAAATATATAGATAATACTATATATCCAATAATAGGATATGTTAATTCTGAAGGTGTTCCTCAATATGGTATCGAAAAATATTATAATGATATTTTAGAAGGAAAACCTGGCTATCAAATTGTCAAAATAACACCTAGCGGTAGAATAGATAAAATATTGGAAACTGTTGAACCTATTAAGGGAAAGGATATTTATTTAACTATTGACTATGAACTTCAAAAATATATATATAGCGAATTAGAAAAAACTAAAAAATCAAGCTCTGTAATAATTTCTAATCCAAATAATGGTGAAATTTTAGCTTTAGTAAGTTATCCATCTGTTGAATCTAATTTATTTTCTTCTGGCCTTTCTATACAAGAATGGAAAAAAATAATATACGATACAAAGCAACCATTAATAAATAAAGCTATATCAGCTACATATGCACCAGGTTCAGTTATAAAACCATTTTTCGCTTTAGTTGGATTAGAAGAAGGTTTTTCTCCTGAAGCTACTATTAATTGTGATGGTAAATTTGAGTTGGAAAATTCAAAAGGTGATGTAATTGCCGAGTATTATGATTGGAACATATTCGGGCATGGAGTTACTGACTTAGTAAAATCATTAAGAGTGTCTTGTAATTTATATTACTATAATCTTGGTTTAAAACTTGGAATTGATACATTGAATGCATATGCTAAATCATTTAAATTAGCTGAAAAAACAGATATAGATTTAACTGGTGAAATAAGTTCAGTGTTTCCAAGCAGAGAATGGAAAAAAGAAAAATTTGGATTAGAATGGTATATTGGAGAAACTATTTTAACTTCCATAGGTCAGGGATATATGGAATTTACTCCTATTAACGTATTAAAATTATATAATATACTTTCAACAAAAGGTATGTATTATAAATTTCATGTTTTAAAAAATTATATAAATAATATTTCGGAAGAAAATATACCTTATGAAAAAAAATTAGTATATAATTTTAATATAAACCAAGTTTATTATTATAATATATTAAAGGGATTAATTGAAGTTACAACATATCCTGGAAACAGTTCTGATGGAGGAACTGCTTATCATGTATTTAAAAATTTTCCAGAATTAGTTGCAGGGAAAACTGGTACAGCTGAAGTTACTGGAGGAAAGGCGCCTCATGCATGGTTCGCAGGATTTATGCCAGCTAATAATCCTGAAGTATCAATAGTTACATTTATCGAAAATGGTGGTTATGGTTCTGATGTTGCTGCACCTATTGCCAAAAAAGCCTTAGAAAAATATTTAGAGTTAAAAGCCAAAGGGGGTATATAA